In Doryrhamphus excisus isolate RoL2022-K1 chromosome 7, RoL_Dexc_1.0, whole genome shotgun sequence, one genomic interval encodes:
- the LOC131132733 gene encoding peroxisome proliferator-activated receptor alpha-like isoform X2, whose amino-acid sequence MPNLCDTLTPASSPSPGGCGAAPEPDESSGPLNLECRVCSDKASGFHYGVHACEGCKGFFRRTIRLKLEYDKCERNCKIQKKNRNKCQYCRFHKCLSVGMSHNAIRFGRMPQAEKMKLKAESKMVEKKKEASPILSDHKSLIGCIHEAYMKNFNMNKAKARLILTGKTSKPPFIIHDMETFQLAERTFAAHMASDNLEPDSGLPAGVLVAAVGCGGLQQKEAEARLFHCCQSTSVETVTELTEFAKAVPGFQNLDLNDQVTLLKYGVYEALFTLLASCMNKDGLLVARGGGFITREFLKSLRRPFSDMMEPKFQFATRFNSLELEDSDLALFVAAIICCGDRPGLVDVPLVEQLQEGIVQALRLHLVANHPDHPFLFPRLLQKLADLRELVTEHAQLVQEIETTEDTSLHPLLQEIYRDMY is encoded by the exons ACACCTTGACCCCGGCCTCCAGCCCGTCACCAGGGGGTTGCGGAGCTGCGCCAGAGCCCGATGAGAGCTCCGGCCCCCTCAACTTGGAGTGCAGGGTGTGCTCGGACAAAGCTTCAGGCTTCCATTACGGCGTGCATGCATGCGAGGGCTGCAAG GGTTTCTTCAGGCGAACAATCCGTCTGAAGTTGGAGTACGATAAGTGTGAGCGCAACTGCAAAATCCAAAAGAAGAACCGCAACAAGTGCCAGTACTGCCGCTTCCATAAGTGCCTCTCTGTGGGAATGTCACACAACG CCATCCGTTTTGGACGCATGCCCCAGGCGGAGAAGATGAAGCTGAAAGCAGAAAGCAAGATGGTGGAGAAGAAAAAGGAGGCGAGCCCCATACTGTCCGACCACAAGAGCCTAATCGGGTGCATCCATGAAGCCTACATGAAGAACTTCAACATGAACAAAGCCAAAGCTCGCCTCATACTCACCGGAAAGACAAGCAAACCG CCTTTCATCATCCACGACATGGAGACATTCCAGCTGGCCGAGAGGACCTTCGCGGCCCACATGGCGTCTGACAACCTGGAACCCGACAGCGGCCTGCCGGCAGGGGTACTGGTGGCAGCTGTGGGATGCGGCGGGCTCCAGCAGAAGGAGGCCGAGGCTCGCCTCTTCCACTGCTGTCAGAGCACATCAGTGGAGACGGTCACAGAACTCACAGAGTTTGCCAAGGCCGTGCCCGGCTTCCAGAACCTGGACTTGAACGATCAG gTCACTCTCCTCAAGTACGGCGTCTACGAGGCCCTCTTCACACTCCTGGCCTCGTGCATGAACAAAGATGGCCTCCTGGTGGCGCGCGGCGGCGGCTTCATCACCCGCGAGTTCCTCAAGAGCCTCCGTCGGCCCTTCAGCGACATGATGGAGCCCAAGTTCCAGTTCGCCACACGCTTCAACTCCTTAGAGCTGGAAGACAGCGACCTGGCCCTTTTTGTGGCCGCCATCATCTGCTGTGGAG ACCGTCCAGGCCTGGTGGATGTCCCTCTAGTGGAGCAGCTCCAGGAAGGCATTGTTCAAGCCCTGCGGCTCCACCTGGTGGCCAACCACCCGGACCACCCTTTCCTCTTCCCGAGACTTCTGCAGAAACTGGCTGACCTGCGAGAGCTGGTCACCGAGCACGCTCAGTTGGTGCAAGAAATTGAGACAACCGAGGACACCTCATTGCACCCCCTCTTGCAAGAAATCTACCGGGACATGTACTAA